In the genome of Ignavibacteriales bacterium, one region contains:
- a CDS encoding phosphoglycerate kinase, translated as MNKLSIDKVELKNKRVLVRVDFNVPLDENLNITDDIRITSSLPTIRKIISEGGKTILMSHLGRPKGKVNPKYSLNPAAVRLGELLGQSVILAPDCIGDEVSKIVDAMKPGDVVLLENLRYHEEEEKNDTEFAKKLASLGDVYINDAFGSAHRAHASTEGVTKYIKVCAAGYLMQKELEYLGSAVTEPARPYCAILGGAKISGKIDVIMNLLNKVDTLIIGGGMAFTFFKAQGKEIGKSLLEEEKLDLAKELLEKVKGTKLKFLLPVDVVVAEEFKNDSPSMTVKTENIPSAKMGLDIGPESVKLFREELMKAKTVVWNGPMGVFEMDNFAKGTFEIANTLAEATTKGVVTIIGGGDSAAAISKAGLDDKVSHVSTGGGASLEFLEGKVLPGVDALSEA; from the coding sequence ATGAATAAACTGTCTATCGACAAAGTTGAACTGAAAAATAAAAGAGTTCTTGTTCGTGTTGATTTTAATGTTCCGTTAGATGAAAACCTGAATATTACAGATGATATTAGAATAACTTCATCACTGCCTACAATAAGAAAGATAATTTCGGAAGGCGGCAAAACTATTTTGATGAGCCACCTTGGACGCCCAAAAGGAAAAGTCAATCCGAAATACAGTCTTAATCCCGCAGCTGTTAGGCTGGGAGAACTGCTCGGGCAGAGTGTTATTTTAGCACCTGATTGTATAGGTGATGAAGTTTCTAAAATTGTTGACGCTATGAAACCGGGTGATGTTGTTCTTCTGGAAAATCTTCGTTACCACGAAGAAGAAGAAAAGAACGATACCGAGTTTGCAAAAAAACTTGCGTCACTTGGTGATGTTTATATAAACGATGCTTTCGGAAGTGCACACAGAGCACACGCATCTACAGAAGGTGTAACAAAGTATATTAAAGTTTGTGCCGCAGGTTATTTAATGCAGAAAGAACTTGAATATCTCGGAAGCGCAGTTACAGAACCTGCCAGACCATATTGCGCAATTCTCGGCGGCGCAAAAATTTCCGGCAAGATCGATGTGATAATGAATCTTCTAAATAAAGTTGACACACTTATCATCGGCGGGGGAATGGCATTTACATTCTTCAAAGCACAGGGAAAAGAAATCGGCAAATCACTTCTTGAAGAAGAAAAGCTTGATCTTGCAAAAGAACTTCTTGAAAAAGTTAAAGGAACAAAATTAAAATTTTTACTTCCTGTTGATGTTGTTGTTGCAGAAGAATTTAAAAATGATTCACCATCAATGACCGTTAAAACAGAAAATATTCCTTCTGCTAAAATGGGATTGGATATAGGACCCGAATCAGTTAAATTGTTCCGCGAAGAGTTGATGAAGGCAAAGACAGTTGTTTGGAACGGACCTATGGGTGTTTTTGAAATGGATAACTTTGCAAAAGGCACATTTGAAATTGCCAACACGCTTGCTGAAGCAACAACAAAAGGTGTGGTAACAATAATAGGCGGCGGAGATTCTGCTGCCGCAATAAGTAAAGCAGGATTAGATGATAAAGTATCTCACGTATCAACCGGCGGCGGAGCTTCTCTTGAATTTCTCGAGGGAAAAGTTCTTCCCGGTGTTGATGCTTTGAGTGAAGCATAA
- a CDS encoding DUF4296 domain-containing protein has protein sequence MKIIKNLSAVFFLIIISTLIGCDKKQPIPEEKFLEVYSDLTIAQDTSATKNKHQRDSVQQMVFSRYNITVDDYEKTTEYYSANPEKWETFFNRVIDSLEARKKRAAK, from the coding sequence ATGAAAATCATTAAAAATCTTTCCGCTGTATTTTTTTTAATAATCATTTCTACGCTAATCGGCTGTGATAAAAAACAGCCGATTCCTGAAGAAAAATTCCTTGAAGTTTATTCTGATCTCACTATTGCTCAGGATACGTCTGCAACAAAAAACAAACATCAGCGTGATTCAGTACAGCAAATGGTTTTTAGCAGGTACAACATTACTGTTGATGACTATGAAAAAACAACAGAATACTATTCAGCAAATCCTGAAAAGTGGGAGACATTTTTTAACAGGGTTATCGATTCGCTTGAGGCAAGGAAAAAACGGGCGGCAAAGTAG
- a CDS encoding T9SS type A sorting domain-containing protein — protein sequence MNRVFTSLKFIKLIVMSLMFLTTEIIPQTVDSIWTKTFGGTNIDIGHSVEQTSDGGYIITGYTRSFGTMSGRNLWLIKTDENGNQIWNNALGGNSDDEGHCVKQSNDGGYIIAGLTNSFGAGVKDVYLVKTDSLGSLQWQKTFGGNSDDEGYSVIQSSDDGFVIAGVTSSFTSGGRDLYLVKTDVAGNLVWQKNLGGLSSDGAWEIQNTSDNGFIIAGWTFSQGPGALGNAWLVKTDSAGNEQWNKYFGGADVDRAYSVQQTVDNGYILTGYTSSFGAGLDDMLLIKTDSIGNQSWMKTFGGTGRDYGYSIDVTSDSGFIIAGYTLSFGAGGDDLWLVKTDYAGNQMWSKTFGGTSSEIAYSVIETIDGSFVVTGHTLSYGAGVHDVWLLKISESIPVELINFSAEVRNDVIFLNWSTASEENNYGFIIERRKVNSFSGDDGTTNQNNDWIEMGFVEGTGNSTQVVDYSFRDKNIFNGTYQYRLKQIDYNGSFQYSGIIEIDYHKLIQSFELEQNYPNPFNPSTTIKFALPKDAVVTLKVYDALGAEVTTIVNQQLEAGYYKYDWNASGYAGGMYIYRLQAGEFTSVKKMVILK from the coding sequence ATGAATCGTGTTTTCACTTCTTTAAAATTCATTAAACTGATTGTGATGTCTTTAATGTTTCTAACAACTGAAATTATTCCTCAAACTGTTGATTCTATATGGACAAAAACATTTGGTGGAACAAATATAGATATCGGTCATTCAGTAGAACAAACATCAGACGGTGGATATATCATAACAGGTTATACTCGTTCATTCGGAACGATGAGCGGAAGAAATTTATGGTTGATAAAAACGGATGAAAATGGAAATCAAATCTGGAATAATGCTTTAGGCGGAAATAGTGATGATGAAGGGCACTGCGTTAAACAATCTAATGACGGTGGATACATAATTGCAGGACTAACAAATTCATTCGGTGCAGGTGTAAAGGATGTTTATCTTGTTAAGACTGATTCACTTGGCAGTCTGCAGTGGCAAAAAACTTTTGGAGGAAATAGTGACGACGAAGGCTACTCAGTGATTCAATCAAGTGACGATGGATTTGTAATTGCAGGCGTGACATCATCTTTCACTTCAGGAGGAAGAGATCTTTACCTGGTAAAAACAGATGTTGCAGGAAACTTAGTTTGGCAAAAAAATCTTGGTGGGCTTAGTTCTGACGGTGCATGGGAAATTCAAAATACATCTGATAACGGATTTATAATAGCGGGCTGGACTTTTTCTCAGGGTCCTGGTGCTCTTGGAAATGCCTGGCTTGTTAAAACCGATTCAGCAGGAAATGAACAATGGAACAAATACTTTGGCGGTGCAGATGTTGACAGAGCTTACTCTGTCCAACAAACGGTTGATAACGGATATATACTTACAGGATATACATCATCATTTGGTGCGGGATTGGATGATATGCTGCTCATAAAAACCGACAGCATCGGCAACCAGTCATGGATGAAGACGTTTGGTGGAACAGGCAGAGATTATGGTTACTCTATTGATGTAACAAGTGACAGTGGTTTTATAATAGCTGGATACACATTATCATTCGGCGCCGGCGGAGATGATTTGTGGCTTGTAAAAACGGACTATGCCGGGAACCAGATGTGGAGTAAAACATTTGGTGGTACAAGTTCTGAAATTGCCTATTCAGTAATTGAAACGATTGATGGTAGCTTTGTTGTAACCGGCCACACTCTTTCATATGGTGCGGGTGTGCACGATGTCTGGTTACTCAAAATCTCTGAATCAATTCCGGTTGAGCTAATAAATTTTTCTGCAGAGGTTCGTAATGATGTTATTTTTTTGAACTGGAGTACAGCAAGTGAAGAAAACAATTATGGTTTTATAATAGAAAGAAGAAAAGTAAATTCCTTCTCCGGTGATGACGGCACAACTAATCAAAATAATGATTGGATTGAAATGGGGTTCGTTGAAGGAACCGGAAACAGCACGCAAGTAGTTGACTATTCGTTTAGAGATAAAAATATTTTTAACGGTACGTACCAATACAGATTAAAGCAAATCGACTATAATGGAAGTTTTCAATACTCAGGTATTATAGAAATTGATTATCATAAATTAATTCAATCATTTGAATTGGAACAGAATTATCCTAATCCATTTAACCCTTCAACAACAATTAAGTTTGCTCTTCCAAAAGATGCAGTTGTAACACTTAAAGTTTACGATGCACTTGGCGCTGAAGTAACAACAATTGTAAATCAGCAGCTTGAAGCTGGTTACTACAAGTATGATTGGAATGCATCCGGTTATGCAGGCGGTATGTACATATATCGTTTACAGGCTGGTGAATTCACTTCTGTTAAGAAGATGGTTATACTGAAATAA
- the gap gene encoding type I glyceraldehyde-3-phosphate dehydrogenase, whose translation MAIKVGINGFGRIGRLVFQAIYEKGLLGKTIDVVAVVDISTDAKYFAYQLKYDSVHGKFAGKLSTEKSSPELADDDTFIVDGYKTKCVMATKDPSQLPWKELGVDYVIESTGIFTHSDQAKGHLAAGAKKVIISAPGKGEVKTVVLGVNDQEIDLSKHDIISNASCTTNCLAPVVHVLLKEGIGIETGLMTTIHAYTATQKTVDGPSKKDWRGGRAAAINIIPSSTGAAKAVGEVLPATKGKLTGMSFRVPTADVSVVDLTFRSVKETSIAEIDSLLKKASETYMKGILGYCNEEVVSTDFIHDERSSIYDSLATMQNNFKDEKRFFKIVSWYDNEWGYSCRCVDLLMKIAK comes from the coding sequence ATGGCAATTAAAGTTGGAATAAATGGATTCGGAAGAATAGGTCGTTTGGTATTTCAGGCTATTTACGAAAAAGGATTATTAGGAAAAACCATTGACGTAGTTGCTGTGGTTGACATAAGCACAGACGCAAAGTATTTCGCCTATCAGTTAAAATATGATTCCGTGCACGGGAAGTTTGCGGGTAAATTAAGTACTGAAAAAAGCAGCCCTGAATTAGCTGATGATGATACATTCATTGTCGACGGATATAAAACAAAATGCGTTATGGCAACCAAAGATCCGTCACAGCTTCCCTGGAAAGAGCTTGGCGTTGATTATGTTATTGAATCAACAGGAATCTTTACACATTCAGATCAGGCTAAAGGACATCTTGCAGCAGGCGCAAAAAAAGTTATTATATCAGCACCGGGCAAAGGTGAAGTTAAAACAGTTGTACTTGGTGTTAATGATCAGGAAATCGATCTGTCAAAACATGATATTATTTCAAACGCATCATGCACAACAAACTGTTTAGCTCCTGTTGTTCATGTTCTTCTTAAAGAAGGAATTGGAATTGAAACAGGTTTGATGACAACAATTCACGCATATACCGCAACACAAAAAACTGTTGACGGTCCTTCAAAGAAAGACTGGAGAGGCGGAAGAGCAGCTGCAATAAATATTATCCCTTCGTCAACTGGTGCTGCAAAAGCTGTCGGCGAAGTTCTTCCTGCAACAAAAGGTAAATTAACCGGAATGTCATTCCGTGTACCCACCGCAGATGTTTCTGTTGTTGATTTAACTTTCCGTTCAGTTAAAGAAACTTCAATTGCTGAAATTGATTCACTTTTGAAAAAAGCATCCGAGACATATATGAAAGGTATTCTCGGCTATTGCAACGAAGAAGTTGTTTCAACAGATTTTATACACGATGAGCGTTCATCAATTTATGACTCATTAGCAACTATGCAGAATAATTTTAAAGATGAAAAAAGATTCTTTAAGATTGTTTCCTGGTATGATAACGAATGGGGTTATAGCTGCCGTTGTGTTGATCTGTTAATGAAGATTGCAAAATAA
- a CDS encoding T9SS type A sorting domain-containing protein: MRKNRSLFSFNSFLLFVCSILIAASITNAQVYTYSDSWGSQGLTVERQSSNSVSLNYSVTQFQMDDVEINGLTQKTIHLPDVFLPNNEGYPDLAGIGKYIAIPHGSNASFRVISQRTETFTNVEVAPAPRIPKDTEVGPLHYERNTQVYSSDRYYPSSPVQLSEQTQIRGVDVVLIGITPFQYNPVSKELVVYKDLKIEVTFNGGNGQFGETRLRNRWFDPILRDALVNYNTLPVIDYKNQNITDVLDQDFEYIIVSPDNPTYLAWADTIKNFRNQQGIRTGVVTLTQIGGNTTTAIESYINNAYNTWTIPPVAVLLLADYGTGAATGNGISSPIYNSYCKSDHIYADVNGDHMAEIAFARITAQNESHLATIVGKMLKNERTPSTNVNFYDKPITAMGWQTERWFQLCSEIVNGFWQYSLGKHPVRENAIYSGTPSTSWSSNQNTSQIVSYFGPSGTNYIPSTPAHLTDWGGNATRINNDINSGAFMLSHRDHGAENGWGEPAYSNSNLIGLNNNDLPFILSINCLTGKFDYSGECFAEAFHRHSKGALGLIAATEVSYSFVNDTYLWGMMDYFWPQFMPTFGTAGPVNILPAFGNVAGKYFLQSSSWPYNTSNKEVTYYLFHHHGDAFTTVYSEMPQNLTVVHNPVIISGSSTFTVTSDAYSLIGLSLNGNLIGSADGTGSPVNINIPMLSPGDNLVVTVTKQNYYRYTSVVPVIPPAGAYVVFDSLSIADGPGVSVDGGNGNGLLDYGENPFLDMRLENVGTQPATNVSAVLRSEDQYISISDSVESFGDFVAGESKWILDAFQITVSSSVPDNHSCNFTLVATDGANQWTSYFSITAHSPVLEYNGFTIQDPTGNNNGKIDPGETATITISLTNSGTSKAFNVSGNLACIDPYLTINTNNLVYGDVDTNAVISKEYSVTASSSTPAGHTVSFEIDFEGNLGVAGTGNFNIVVGQIPVLIIDMDENHNSATTIQQCVTNCGQSSQLVTSFPTDLNLYSSIFVCLGIYTNNHVLSTAEGQQLADYLTAGGKLYMEGGDTWYYDDATPVHPMFMINGISDGTGDLGTVLGQTNSLGQTMTFTYNGDNSYIDHISAIAPAVMMFNNVSPAYGVTVQYNGGTYRTIGSAFEFAGLVNGTSPSNKDSLMMRMLDFFGVLPVPVELATFDATVKENTVTLKWSTASELNNMGFEVERSVDGKNYSKIGDMKGKGTTTETQLYSFTDSKIEVEGTLYYRLKQMDFDGTFAYSNVVSVEYSPVPVEFELSQNYPNPFNPSTTIKFALPKDAVVTLKVYDALGAEVTTIVNQQLEAGYYKYDWNASGYASGMYIYRLQAGEFTSVKKMVILK, translated from the coding sequence ATGAGAAAAAACCGCTCACTCTTTTCTTTTAACTCCTTTCTGTTATTCGTATGCTCAATCCTGATTGCCGCTTCAATAACAAATGCACAGGTTTATACATACTCGGATAGCTGGGGAAGTCAGGGACTTACTGTAGAAAGACAATCTTCGAACAGTGTTTCGCTTAACTATTCTGTAACACAATTCCAGATGGATGATGTTGAGATTAATGGACTAACACAAAAGACAATTCATCTGCCGGATGTTTTTTTACCAAACAATGAAGGTTATCCTGATCTTGCAGGAATCGGTAAATACATTGCAATCCCGCATGGTTCAAATGCTTCGTTCAGAGTTATATCACAAAGAACAGAAACTTTCACAAACGTTGAAGTCGCACCAGCGCCTCGTATTCCAAAAGATACCGAAGTCGGACCGCTTCACTATGAAAGAAACACCCAGGTATATTCATCTGACAGGTACTATCCATCAAGTCCTGTTCAGCTTTCGGAACAAACACAGATCAGAGGAGTTGATGTAGTTCTTATAGGTATTACTCCTTTTCAATATAATCCTGTAAGCAAAGAACTTGTTGTTTATAAAGATTTAAAAATTGAAGTGACATTCAACGGCGGTAACGGACAATTCGGTGAAACACGTTTAAGAAACCGCTGGTTTGACCCGATATTGCGCGATGCTTTGGTTAACTACAATACACTTCCAGTAATCGATTATAAAAATCAAAATATTACAGATGTACTTGATCAGGATTTTGAATACATAATTGTTAGTCCTGATAATCCTACTTACCTGGCTTGGGCTGATACGATAAAAAATTTCAGAAATCAGCAAGGTATCAGAACAGGTGTAGTTACCCTTACACAAATCGGTGGGAATACGACCACTGCAATTGAATCATACATCAATAACGCATATAACACATGGACAATTCCACCTGTCGCTGTTCTTTTATTAGCTGACTACGGAACAGGCGCGGCTACAGGCAATGGAATTAGTTCGCCGATCTATAATTCTTATTGCAAATCGGATCACATTTACGCGGATGTAAATGGAGATCACATGGCAGAAATTGCTTTTGCAAGAATTACAGCTCAGAATGAATCACACCTTGCAACTATAGTTGGTAAGATGTTGAAGAATGAAAGAACACCTTCCACCAATGTAAACTTTTATGATAAACCAATCACGGCAATGGGCTGGCAGACTGAAAGATGGTTCCAGTTGTGTTCTGAAATTGTAAATGGTTTCTGGCAGTACAGTCTTGGAAAACATCCTGTAAGAGAGAACGCAATTTATTCAGGCACTCCAAGTACTTCCTGGTCTTCGAATCAGAATACAAGCCAGATAGTCAGTTATTTTGGACCATCCGGTACGAATTACATTCCTTCAACACCCGCCCACTTAACTGACTGGGGAGGAAATGCAACACGCATTAATAATGATATTAATAGTGGTGCATTTATGCTTTCACACAGAGATCACGGTGCTGAAAATGGCTGGGGCGAACCCGCTTACAGCAATTCAAATCTCATTGGTTTAAATAATAATGATCTGCCTTTTATTCTATCGATAAACTGTCTCACAGGAAAGTTCGATTACTCCGGTGAATGTTTTGCTGAAGCATTTCATCGTCATTCAAAAGGCGCACTTGGCTTAATCGCGGCTACTGAAGTTTCATATTCATTCGTAAATGATACCTACCTTTGGGGTATGATGGATTATTTCTGGCCTCAGTTTATGCCGACATTTGGAACAGCAGGTCCGGTTAACATTCTTCCAGCATTCGGTAATGTTGCAGGTAAATATTTTCTGCAGTCATCAAGCTGGCCGTATAATACCAGCAACAAAGAAGTGACGTATTACCTTTTTCATCATCACGGTGACGCGTTCACAACAGTCTATTCAGAGATGCCGCAAAACCTGACAGTTGTTCACAACCCTGTAATAATCAGTGGTTCTTCAACATTTACTGTCACATCAGATGCTTATTCACTCATTGGTCTTTCATTAAACGGAAACTTAATCGGTTCTGCAGATGGTACAGGCTCACCAGTGAACATAAACATACCGATGCTTTCACCAGGCGACAATCTTGTAGTGACTGTTACAAAACAAAATTATTACAGATACACCTCAGTTGTTCCTGTAATCCCGCCGGCAGGTGCTTATGTTGTATTTGATTCTCTGAGCATTGCTGATGGTCCCGGTGTTTCAGTAGATGGTGGAAATGGCAACGGACTTCTTGACTATGGTGAAAATCCGTTCCTTGATATGAGACTTGAAAATGTCGGTACTCAGCCTGCTACTAATGTCAGTGCAGTGTTAAGATCTGAAGATCAGTATATATCAATTTCAGATTCAGTTGAATCATTCGGTGATTTTGTTGCCGGTGAATCAAAATGGATTCTCGATGCATTCCAGATTACTGTATCTTCAAGTGTGCCCGACAATCATTCATGCAACTTTACACTTGTTGCGACAGACGGTGCAAATCAATGGACAAGTTATTTCTCAATAACTGCTCACTCACCTGTTCTTGAATACAACGGATTTACGATTCAGGATCCTACAGGAAACAACAATGGTAAAATTGATCCGGGCGAAACCGCGACAATAACTATTTCATTAACCAACTCAGGAACTTCCAAAGCATTTAATGTGAGCGGAAACCTGGCTTGTATAGATCCGTATTTAACTATCAACACTAATAATCTTGTGTATGGTGATGTTGATACAAATGCTGTGATTTCCAAAGAGTACAGTGTTACTGCTTCATCTTCAACTCCTGCGGGTCATACTGTATCGTTCGAAATTGACTTTGAAGGAAACTTAGGTGTTGCAGGAACTGGAAACTTCAACATCGTTGTTGGTCAGATTCCTGTTCTTATCATAGACATGGATGAAAATCATAACTCAGCTACGACAATACAGCAGTGTGTTACAAACTGCGGACAATCTTCACAGCTTGTAACTTCATTCCCTACCGACCTGAATTTATATTCATCAATTTTTGTTTGCCTCGGTATATACACTAACAACCATGTACTATCAACGGCAGAAGGTCAGCAATTAGCTGACTACCTGACTGCAGGCGGAAAATTGTATATGGAAGGTGGTGATACCTGGTATTATGATGATGCTACACCTGTTCATCCAATGTTCATGATCAATGGTATTTCCGATGGTACAGGAGACTTAGGCACAGTGCTAGGTCAGACAAATTCTCTTGGACAGACAATGACATTCACATACAATGGTGACAACAGCTACATCGATCATATCTCAGCTATCGCGCCTGCTGTAATGATGTTCAACAATGTTTCACCTGCGTATGGTGTTACAGTTCAGTACAACGGCGGAACTTACAGAACCATCGGGTCAGCATTTGAGTTCGCAGGTCTTGTAAATGGAACATCACCATCAAATAAAGACAGTCTAATGATGAGGATGCTCGATTTCTTTGGAGTGCTGCCTGTGCCGGTTGAGTTGGCAACTTTCGACGCTACTGTGAAAGAAAATACTGTTACACTTAAATGGTCAACGGCAAGTGAATTGAATAATATGGGCTTTGAAGTTGAACGAAGTGTTGACGGGAAAAATTATTCAAAGATCGGTGACATGAAAGGTAAAGGAACAACAACTGAAACCCAGTTATATTCTTTTACGGATTCAAAGATCGAAGTTGAAGGGACACTCTATTACAGGTTAAAGCAAATGGACTTTGATGGAACATTCGCTTACTCAAATGTTGTAAGCGTAGAATACTCACCTGTTCCGGTTGAGTTCGAACTTTCACAGAACTATCCTAATCCATTTAACCCTTCAACAACAATTAAGTTTGCTCTTCCAAAAGATGCAGTTGTAACTCTTAAAGTTTACGATGCACTTGGTGCTGAAGTAACAACAATTGTAAATCAACAGCTTGAAGCTGGTTATTATAAGTATGATTGGAACGCATCCGGTTACGCAAGTGGTATGTATATTTATCGCTTACAGGCTGGTGAATTCACTTCTGTTAAGAAGATGGTTATACTGAAATAA
- a CDS encoding rhomboid family intramembrane serine protease gives MFVSNYYRPGFGGFSFFPPVIKNLLIINGVVFFLQLLMDNLTIGGVPAWYTLNKWFALNPISGVDNNGLPFNFQVWQLITYQFMHGGFSHIFFNMFGLWMFGMEIENIFGSRKFLYFYLLCGVVAGLFQLFLTPLLGGGSAYTIGASGAVYGVLLAFAMLFPDRYIFLYFFIPIKAKYLIGFLIIMEFMLVDSANSSVAHLAHLGGAFAAFVYLMLDKNLNLEFKNLFKRSSYRTNKSFNPFGNSSSTFRNKKQDVQEANYYDIKDEEDKIDQQEIDAILDKISQSGYQKLTEREKRILFQASKKMK, from the coding sequence ATTTTTGTGAGCAATTATTACAGACCGGGTTTCGGAGGATTCAGTTTTTTCCCGCCCGTGATCAAGAACCTACTTATTATAAACGGCGTTGTTTTTTTTCTTCAGCTTCTGATGGATAACCTGACAATTGGCGGTGTGCCTGCCTGGTACACATTAAATAAATGGTTTGCCCTCAATCCTATTTCTGGAGTTGACAATAATGGCTTACCCTTCAACTTTCAGGTATGGCAACTAATAACATATCAATTTATGCATGGAGGTTTCAGTCATATCTTTTTTAATATGTTCGGACTTTGGATGTTCGGAATGGAAATTGAAAATATTTTCGGTTCACGAAAGTTCCTTTACTTTTATTTGCTGTGCGGAGTTGTAGCTGGTTTATTCCAACTTTTCCTGACACCACTATTAGGTGGAGGCTCAGCTTATACTATTGGCGCTTCAGGCGCAGTTTACGGGGTTCTTCTTGCATTCGCTATGTTATTCCCTGACAGATATATCTTCCTTTATTTCTTCATTCCGATCAAAGCAAAATATCTTATCGGGTTTTTAATAATAATGGAATTTATGCTTGTGGATAGTGCTAACAGCAGTGTTGCACATCTTGCACATCTCGGAGGTGCATTTGCTGCGTTTGTTTATTTAATGCTTGATAAAAATCTTAATCTTGAATTCAAAAATTTATTTAAACGATCTTCATACCGGACAAACAAATCATTTAACCCGTTTGGAAACTCTTCTTCAACTTTCAGAAATAAAAAGCAGGATGTTCAGGAAGCGAACTATTACGACATAAAGGATGAAGAAGATAAAATTGATCAGCAGGAAATTGATGCTATTCTTGATAAGATAAGTCAATCCGGATATCAAAAACTTACTGAAAGGGAAAAACGGATTCTCTTCCAGGCAAGTAAAAAGATGAAATGA